The following coding sequences lie in one Nycticebus coucang isolate mNycCou1 chromosome 18, mNycCou1.pri, whole genome shotgun sequence genomic window:
- the LOC128571038 gene encoding 60S ribosomal protein L31-like has translation MYSYPILQVKKWRRIPHALSFQLGTYRRAPAKKGGEKKKGRSAINEVVTREYTINIHKRIHGVGFKKRAPRALKEIWKFAMKEMGTPDMRTDTRLNKAVWAKGTSKVPYRIHVRLSRKRNEDEDSPNKLYTLVTYVPVTTFKNLQTVNVDEN, from the coding sequence ATGTAtagttatcccattttacaggtaaaaaAATGGAGGCGAATTCCGCACGCTCTTTCTTTCCAACTTGGGACCTACAGAAGGGCTCCTGCAAAGAAGGGTGGTGAGAAGAAGAAGGGCCGGTCCGCCATCAACGAGGTGGTGACTCGAGAATACACTATCAATATTCACAAGCGTATCCATGGAGTGGGCTTCAAGAAGCGTGCCCCTCGTGCACTCAAAGAGAtctggaaatttgccatgaaagagatgggAACTCCAGACATGCGCACTGATACCAGGCTTaacaaagctgtctgggccaaaggCACAAGTAAGGTCCCATACCGTATCCATGTGCGGTTATCCAGAAAACgcaatgaagatgaagattcaccaaacaagctctatactttggttacctatgtacctgttactactttcaaaaatctacagacAGTCAACGTGGATGAGAActaa